A window of Clavibacter michiganensis contains these coding sequences:
- a CDS encoding cation transporter, with product MSGIAPAPGLTIARRDVLRRRIRWIVAGTIAWNTVEAVVALTAGAVASSTALVAFGLDSIVEVLAASAVAWQFSAPDPEARERTALRLIAVSFLGLAAYVSVDAVLALAGGSEARPSTTGIVLAALSLAVMPALSLLERRTGTELGSASAVADSRQTLVCAWLSAALLVGLLLDAGLGWWWADPVAGLAIAAFAVREGLEAWRGDACTVPVGALTGERQADADADADAHRDACC from the coding sequence ATGAGCGGCATCGCCCCGGCGCCGGGACTCACGATCGCGCGCCGCGACGTGCTGCGCCGCCGCATCCGCTGGATCGTCGCGGGCACCATCGCGTGGAACACGGTCGAGGCCGTGGTCGCGCTGACGGCCGGCGCCGTCGCGTCGTCCACCGCGCTCGTCGCGTTCGGGCTCGACTCGATCGTGGAGGTGCTCGCCGCGTCCGCCGTCGCGTGGCAGTTCTCCGCTCCGGATCCGGAGGCGCGCGAGCGCACGGCCCTCCGGCTGATCGCGGTGTCGTTCCTCGGGCTCGCGGCCTACGTGAGCGTGGACGCCGTGCTCGCGCTGGCGGGCGGATCCGAGGCGCGCCCGAGCACCACGGGCATCGTCCTCGCGGCACTGAGCCTCGCCGTGATGCCGGCCCTGAGCCTGCTCGAGCGCCGCACGGGCACCGAGCTCGGCTCCGCGAGCGCGGTCGCCGACTCCCGGCAGACCCTCGTGTGCGCGTGGCTGTCGGCCGCGCTCCTCGTCGGGCTGCTGCTCGACGCCGGGCTGGGCTGGTGGTGGGCGGATCCCGTCGCAGGGCTCGCGATCGCCGCGTTCGCCGTCCGCGAGGGCCTCGAGGCGTGGCGCGGCGACGCGTGCACCGTGCCCGTCGGCGCGCTCACGGGCGAGCGGCAGGCCGACGCGGACGCCGACGCCGACGCCCACCGCGACGCCTGCTGCTGA
- the lipB gene encoding lipoyl(octanoyl) transferase LipB, with the protein MVDIVVTGLSANSVPYIEALERQRALHADVVAGRAQDTVILLEHPSVYTAGRRTEPEDRPRDGTPVIDVDRGGRITWHGPGQLVGYPIVRLPEPLDVVAHVRRLEGALIALLADLDVASYRVDGRSGVWIRGAAPDGSPRDEKVAAIGVRVAERVTMHGFALNCSNAFDAYDCIVPCGIRDAGVTSISRAIGRTVTPADVVPLLRPHLVRALSSNGSAMPATAPLSSVAGARA; encoded by the coding sequence GTGGTCGACATCGTCGTCACGGGGCTAAGCGCCAACTCCGTGCCGTACATCGAGGCCCTCGAGCGTCAGCGTGCCCTGCATGCCGACGTCGTCGCGGGCCGGGCGCAGGACACCGTCATCCTCCTCGAGCACCCCAGCGTGTACACCGCGGGGAGACGCACCGAGCCGGAGGACAGGCCGCGCGACGGCACGCCCGTCATCGACGTCGACCGCGGCGGACGCATCACCTGGCACGGGCCGGGGCAGCTCGTCGGCTACCCGATCGTGCGGCTGCCCGAGCCCCTCGACGTCGTGGCCCACGTGCGCCGCCTCGAGGGGGCGCTCATCGCCCTCCTCGCCGACCTCGACGTCGCGTCGTACCGCGTCGACGGCCGCTCCGGCGTCTGGATCCGCGGCGCAGCCCCCGACGGGAGCCCCCGCGACGAGAAGGTCGCCGCCATCGGGGTCCGCGTCGCCGAGCGGGTCACGATGCACGGCTTCGCCCTCAACTGCAGCAACGCGTTCGACGCCTACGACTGCATCGTCCCGTGCGGCATCCGCGACGCCGGCGTCACCTCGATCAGCCGCGCCATCGGCCGCACGGTCACGCCCGCCGACGTCGTCCCCCTCCTCCGCCCGCACCTCGTGCGCGCCCTCTCCTCGAACGGATCCGCCATGCCCGCCACCGCTCCCCTCTCCTCCGTCGCCGGAGCCCGCGCATGA
- a CDS encoding carboxylesterase family protein: MSAFSPPCGPVVGWTDGDVVRATGIPYATAARFAPPVPHPDWTEPRAATSWAPACPQPPMEELDAVLGSFAGLAVDEDCLRVSVTMPRDVRPDDALPVMVWIHGGSYVSGAGDVPIMDPAPLVAEQRVVVVTVTYRLGLLGYLGDGRDRPANLGLLDQLEAFRWVARNIRAFGGDPDRVTAFGQSAGGDAVAHLMAVPEAAGLFRRAIVQSAPLGISRGRRRMAAAMARASRGLTAEMPVAEVLARQAEVERAAVPFGLLGAMPFGTQYGHAPLPPESGIDAAWDAAAPGVDVLIGNTAEEARLFLPGIPWLARLTRLPVAGPLVRRAAVAAVTGIVYGVPGRRFARRHARAGGTAHRYVIRWSAPGSPFGAAHTVDLPLLFGDEEAWRGAGLLGGGDWDGIQRDARRVRQVWGDFARGRIPTRQLIPGVLELRRVRG; encoded by the coding sequence ATGAGCGCCTTCTCGCCGCCCTGCGGCCCCGTCGTCGGCTGGACGGACGGCGACGTCGTCCGCGCGACCGGGATCCCGTACGCCACGGCCGCCCGCTTCGCGCCGCCGGTCCCGCACCCCGACTGGACGGAGCCCCGCGCCGCGACCTCGTGGGCGCCCGCGTGCCCGCAGCCGCCCATGGAGGAGCTCGACGCCGTGCTCGGCAGCTTCGCGGGCCTCGCCGTCGACGAGGACTGCCTGCGCGTCTCCGTCACGATGCCGCGCGACGTGCGGCCGGACGACGCGCTGCCGGTGATGGTGTGGATCCACGGCGGTTCGTACGTGTCCGGTGCGGGCGACGTGCCGATCATGGATCCCGCGCCGCTCGTCGCCGAGCAGCGCGTGGTGGTCGTCACGGTCACCTACCGGCTCGGGCTCCTCGGATACCTCGGCGACGGCCGCGACCGGCCGGCGAACCTCGGCCTCCTCGACCAGCTGGAGGCGTTCCGCTGGGTGGCGCGCAACATCCGCGCGTTCGGCGGGGACCCAGACCGCGTCACAGCGTTCGGGCAGTCGGCGGGCGGTGACGCTGTCGCGCATCTGATGGCCGTGCCCGAGGCGGCCGGGCTCTTCCGTCGGGCGATCGTGCAGAGCGCGCCGCTCGGCATCTCGCGGGGCCGACGCCGCATGGCGGCCGCGATGGCGCGCGCCTCCCGCGGGCTCACGGCCGAGATGCCCGTGGCGGAGGTGCTCGCGCGGCAGGCCGAGGTCGAGCGCGCCGCCGTGCCGTTCGGGCTGCTCGGGGCGATGCCGTTCGGCACGCAGTACGGGCACGCGCCGCTGCCACCCGAGTCCGGGATCGACGCGGCCTGGGACGCCGCCGCGCCCGGCGTGGACGTGCTCATCGGCAACACGGCCGAGGAGGCGCGGCTCTTCCTGCCGGGGATCCCGTGGCTCGCGCGCCTCACGCGGCTCCCGGTGGCCGGCCCGCTCGTGCGTCGCGCGGCCGTCGCCGCGGTCACGGGGATCGTCTACGGCGTCCCCGGTCGCCGCTTCGCCCGACGCCACGCGCGCGCCGGCGGCACGGCGCACCGCTACGTGATCCGCTGGTCGGCGCCCGGCAGCCCGTTCGGCGCCGCGCACACCGTGGACCTGCCGCTGCTCTTCGGCGACGAGGAGGCGTGGCGCGGCGCCGGCCTCCTCGGCGGCGGCGACTGGGACGGCATCCAGCGCGACGCCCGCCGGGTGCGGCAGGTGTGGGGCGACTTCGCGCGCGGGCGCATCCCGACGCGGCAGCTGATCCCGGGCGTGCTCGAGCTGCGGCGCGTGCGCGGCTGA
- a CDS encoding YitT family protein, which produces MTASASEPLPTPIAPSPDEPSTAGIPHSVIEDVLGILTGTFVASFGLFLLRDAGAVTGGTAGLALLLSYTGVLPFGVLFFVVNAPFFALAVWKKGWRFTIRTAISVALVSLFSTLHPAMVTGLELQPVYGVLAGNLLVGIGLLVVFRHGSSLGGFNIVALIVQERFGFRAGYAQMILDVVVILLGLTVVSVGGVVMSALGAVLLNLVLALNHRPGRYTGI; this is translated from the coding sequence ATGACCGCTTCCGCGTCCGAGCCCCTGCCCACGCCGATCGCCCCCTCGCCCGACGAGCCGTCGACCGCGGGGATCCCGCACTCCGTGATCGAGGACGTGCTGGGGATCCTCACCGGCACCTTCGTCGCCTCGTTCGGCCTGTTCCTGCTGCGGGACGCCGGCGCCGTCACGGGCGGCACCGCCGGTCTCGCGCTGCTGCTGAGCTACACGGGCGTGCTGCCGTTCGGGGTGCTGTTCTTCGTGGTCAACGCGCCGTTCTTCGCGCTCGCGGTGTGGAAGAAGGGGTGGCGGTTCACGATCCGCACGGCCATCTCGGTCGCGCTCGTGTCGCTGTTCTCGACGCTGCACCCCGCCATGGTCACCGGGCTCGAGCTGCAGCCGGTCTACGGCGTGCTGGCGGGGAACCTGCTCGTGGGGATCGGGCTGCTGGTGGTCTTCCGGCACGGATCCAGCCTCGGCGGGTTCAACATCGTCGCGCTCATCGTGCAGGAGCGGTTCGGGTTCCGGGCCGGGTACGCGCAGATGATCCTCGACGTGGTCGTCATCCTGCTGGGCCTCACGGTCGTGTCCGTGGGCGGCGTCGTGATGTCGGCGCTCGGCGCGGTGCTGCTCAACCTGGTGCTCGCGCTCAACCACCGGCCGGGGCGCTACACCGGGATCTGA
- a CDS encoding low molecular weight phosphatase family protein, producing MAERIPHVVFVCARNGGKSQLAAALMRQAAGDAVAVTSAGTDPGTSLNALAVESLAELGIDVAGERPKPLTDDMVREADLVVVLGAEAHVDGDQDVAIETWITDEPSERGIDGMERMRLVRDDIRARVEELRARLGGVEGDPAAR from the coding sequence ATGGCCGAGCGCATCCCGCACGTCGTCTTCGTCTGCGCCCGCAACGGCGGCAAGTCCCAGCTCGCGGCCGCCCTCATGCGGCAGGCGGCGGGCGACGCGGTCGCCGTCACGTCGGCGGGCACGGATCCCGGCACCTCGCTGAACGCGCTCGCGGTCGAGTCGCTCGCCGAGCTCGGCATCGACGTGGCGGGCGAGCGCCCGAAGCCGCTCACCGACGACATGGTGCGCGAGGCCGACCTCGTGGTCGTGCTCGGCGCGGAGGCGCACGTGGACGGCGACCAGGACGTCGCGATCGAGACGTGGATCACGGACGAGCCGTCCGAGCGCGGCATCGACGGCATGGAGCGGATGCGGCTCGTGCGCGACGACATCCGCGCGCGCGTCGAGGAGCTGCGCGCCCGGCTCGGCGGCGTCGAGGGCGACCCGGCGGCGCGCTAG
- a CDS encoding DUF3817 domain-containing protein, with translation MTNAPHPDAAPPAEPGARPGGSAVSPAAAGSAPATGFAALVRGTRDRSDRPSRLGRLFAVVAIVEAITWTGLLVGMFLKYVTETTELGVYVFGRLHGVAFVLYVIVTAVAAIRLRWGWKPALLAGVAAIPPLATLPLEVGLRRRGYLRQPADAVDGSAPAGAAPGGATSRG, from the coding sequence ATGACGAACGCCCCGCACCCCGACGCCGCCCCGCCCGCCGAGCCCGGGGCCCGCCCTGGGGGGTCGGCCGTCTCCCCCGCCGCTGCCGGCTCCGCGCCGGCCACCGGATTCGCGGCGCTCGTGCGCGGCACGCGCGATCGCTCCGACCGACCGTCGCGCCTCGGACGCCTCTTCGCCGTGGTCGCGATCGTCGAGGCGATCACGTGGACCGGCCTCCTCGTCGGCATGTTCCTCAAGTACGTGACGGAGACGACCGAGCTCGGCGTCTACGTCTTCGGCCGCCTGCACGGGGTCGCGTTCGTGCTCTACGTGATCGTCACGGCCGTCGCCGCGATCCGCCTCCGGTGGGGGTGGAAGCCGGCGCTCCTCGCGGGCGTCGCGGCGATCCCGCCGCTCGCGACGCTGCCGCTCGAGGTCGGGCTGCGTCGCCGCGGGTACCTGCGCCAGCCGGCCGACGCGGTCGACGGATCGGCGCCCGCGGGAGCCGCGCCGGGCGGCGCCACCTCACGCGGCTGA
- a CDS encoding TetR/AcrR family transcriptional regulator codes for MPRLIDHARREDELAEAVWRVIRRDGASGVSVRTVAAEAGLSTGSLRHSFPSRIDLVAHATGLVARRIDGRIRSRRTDPDARRRAVRILAEHLPLDDGRRGEAEVTAALLADAASHPRLREVRAAAHAAARETCLEQLAQLRAAGLLRPDADPEAEADHLQALLAGLALQLLVEEPDPARSARALGVLERHVDALVARRVDRPAHVDA; via the coding sequence ATGCCGCGCCTGATCGACCACGCCCGCCGCGAGGACGAGCTCGCCGAGGCGGTCTGGCGGGTCATCCGGCGCGACGGCGCGAGCGGCGTCTCGGTCCGCACGGTCGCCGCCGAGGCGGGCCTCTCCACCGGATCCCTGCGCCACAGCTTCCCCAGCCGCATCGACCTCGTCGCCCACGCCACCGGACTCGTCGCCCGGCGCATCGACGGCCGCATCCGGAGCCGCCGCACCGATCCGGACGCGCGGCGGCGGGCCGTGCGGATCCTCGCGGAGCACCTGCCGCTGGACGACGGACGACGGGGAGAGGCCGAGGTCACGGCCGCGCTCCTCGCCGACGCGGCGTCGCACCCGCGGCTGCGCGAGGTGCGAGCCGCCGCGCACGCGGCCGCACGCGAGACCTGCCTCGAGCAGCTCGCGCAGCTGCGCGCAGCTGGCCTGCTCCGGCCCGACGCGGATCCCGAGGCCGAGGCCGACCACCTGCAGGCGCTGCTCGCGGGCCTGGCGCTGCAGCTGCTCGTGGAGGAGCCGGATCCGGCCCGCAGCGCCCGCGCGCTCGGCGTGCTCGAGCGGCACGTGGACGCGCTCGTCGCCCGCCGGGTCGACCGGCCGGCGCACGTCGACGCGTAG
- the cmtR gene encoding Cd(II)/Pb(II)-sensing metalloregulatory transcriptional regulator CmtR yields the protein MPTLAPRLDVMTRLGRALADPTRARILMELLDGPAYPALLAETLGLTRQNVSNHLACLRGCGIVRTVPEGRSTRYEIQDPRIARGLGALVEVVLAVDDDRACVDPALCDPGCCAAGA from the coding sequence ATGCCCACCCTCGCTCCGCGCCTCGACGTCATGACCCGGCTCGGCCGTGCGCTCGCGGATCCGACCCGGGCGCGGATCCTCATGGAGCTGCTCGACGGCCCCGCCTACCCCGCGCTCCTCGCCGAGACGCTCGGCCTCACGCGCCAGAACGTCTCCAACCACCTGGCGTGCCTGCGCGGCTGCGGCATCGTGCGCACGGTGCCCGAGGGGCGCAGCACGCGCTACGAGATCCAGGATCCGCGCATCGCCCGCGGGCTCGGCGCGCTCGTGGAGGTCGTGCTCGCGGTGGACGACGACCGGGCGTGCGTGGACCCGGCGCTCTGCGACCCCGGCTGCTGCGCGGCGGGCGCATGA
- the lipA gene encoding lipoyl synthase, translated as MTAATAPDGRRMLRLEVRNAETPIERKPGWIKTTARMGPEYQALQQLVKTEDLHTVCQEAACPNIYECWEDREATFLIGGSQCTRRCDFCQIDTGKPADYDTDEPRRVADSVRRMGLRYATVTGVARDDLPDEGAWLHAETVRRIHADNPGTGVEILATDFSGNPDLLAEVFSSRPEVFAHNVETVPRIFKRIRPAFRYERSLDVITQARDAGLITKSNLILGMGETREEVSEALVDLHDAGCDIITVTQYLRPSPRHLPVARWVRPEEFVEIKAEAEAIGFLGVLAGPLVRSSYRAGRLYAQSMRAKGRELPEGLAHLADPANGFAQAVG; from the coding sequence ATGACCGCCGCCACCGCACCGGACGGCCGCCGCATGCTCCGCCTCGAGGTCCGCAACGCCGAGACCCCCATCGAGCGGAAGCCCGGCTGGATCAAGACGACGGCCCGCATGGGGCCCGAGTACCAGGCGCTCCAGCAGCTCGTGAAGACGGAGGACCTGCACACCGTCTGCCAGGAGGCGGCCTGCCCGAACATCTACGAGTGCTGGGAGGACAGGGAGGCCACGTTCCTCATCGGCGGATCCCAGTGCACGCGCCGGTGCGACTTCTGCCAGATCGACACCGGCAAGCCGGCCGACTACGACACCGACGAGCCCCGCCGCGTGGCCGACTCGGTGCGCCGCATGGGCCTCCGCTACGCGACGGTGACGGGAGTGGCGCGCGACGACCTGCCCGACGAGGGCGCGTGGCTGCACGCCGAGACCGTGCGGCGGATCCACGCCGACAACCCGGGCACGGGCGTCGAGATCCTCGCGACCGACTTCTCCGGGAACCCCGACCTGCTGGCCGAGGTCTTCTCCTCCCGTCCCGAGGTCTTCGCGCACAACGTGGAGACGGTCCCGCGCATCTTCAAGCGGATCCGCCCGGCGTTCCGGTACGAGCGCTCGCTCGACGTGATCACGCAGGCGCGGGACGCGGGCCTCATCACGAAGTCGAACCTCATCCTCGGCATGGGCGAGACGCGCGAGGAGGTCTCGGAGGCGCTCGTCGACCTGCACGACGCGGGCTGCGACATCATCACGGTCACGCAGTACCTCCGCCCCTCGCCGCGGCACCTGCCCGTCGCGCGCTGGGTGCGGCCGGAGGAGTTCGTGGAGATCAAGGCGGAGGCGGAGGCGATCGGGTTCCTGGGCGTGCTCGCCGGCCCGCTCGTGCGCTCGTCGTACCGCGCGGGTCGCCTGTACGCGCAGTCGATGCGGGCGAAGGGCCGGGAGCTGCCGGAGGGTCTCGCGCACCTCGCGGATCCCGCGAACGGCTTCGCGCAGGCCGTCGGCTGA
- a CDS encoding siderophore-interacting protein, whose protein sequence is MTDSAAPAAPPAPPAADRPVRAPRAQHVLEVLRTERLSPHLVRVHLGGEGTRALLEQAVPERLAATDAYVKLMLPQPGSGVVPPFDLPALRETLPPEALPAVRTYTLRHADPAAGTCAIDFVVHGDEGLAGPWAATAQPGDLIAASGPGGLFRPTDDPAVARLLIGDDSAVPAIAAALAAMPADARGVAVVEVDGPADELPLAHPAGVELRWIHRSRTPGAVPGAPLVDAVRVIERPDGEVEVFAHGERGAIKEIRALLQDGWGLDRRALSLSAYWALGRAEDRFQAEKRESVGAIFAE, encoded by the coding sequence ATGACCGACTCCGCCGCACCCGCCGCCCCGCCCGCCCCTCCCGCCGCCGACCGTCCCGTCCGCGCTCCGCGCGCGCAGCACGTCCTCGAGGTGCTCCGCACGGAGCGCCTCAGCCCGCACCTCGTCCGCGTGCACCTCGGCGGGGAGGGGACGCGGGCGCTGCTCGAGCAGGCCGTCCCCGAGCGGCTCGCCGCGACCGACGCCTACGTGAAGCTCATGCTGCCGCAGCCGGGATCCGGCGTCGTGCCGCCGTTCGACCTCCCCGCCCTGCGCGAGACGCTGCCGCCCGAGGCGCTGCCCGCCGTGCGGACCTACACGCTGCGCCACGCGGATCCGGCCGCGGGCACCTGCGCGATCGACTTCGTGGTGCACGGCGACGAGGGACTCGCAGGTCCGTGGGCGGCGACCGCGCAGCCCGGGGACCTGATCGCGGCGAGCGGTCCCGGCGGCCTGTTCCGGCCGACCGACGATCCCGCGGTCGCGCGGCTGCTGATCGGGGACGACTCGGCCGTGCCCGCGATCGCCGCGGCGCTCGCCGCGATGCCGGCTGACGCGCGCGGGGTGGCGGTCGTCGAGGTGGACGGGCCCGCCGACGAGCTCCCGCTCGCGCACCCGGCGGGCGTGGAGCTGCGCTGGATCCACCGCTCGCGCACGCCGGGCGCCGTGCCGGGCGCGCCGCTCGTCGACGCGGTGCGCGTCATCGAGCGGCCGGACGGCGAGGTCGAGGTCTTCGCGCACGGCGAGCGCGGCGCGATCAAGGAGATCCGCGCGCTCCTGCAGGACGGCTGGGGCCTCGATCGCCGTGCCCTCTCGCTCTCCGCCTACTGGGCGCTCGGCCGCGCGGAGGACCGCTTCCAGGCGGAGAAGCGCGAGTCGGTGGGGGCGATCTTCGCGGAGTGA
- a CDS encoding sialate O-acetylesterase — translation MTLLVAVEPTAAPAEAATAGTAASTARVIAPGTSVVQPAATDGAPTTASMMRLLQATAAAAPFTATPAPVITGKAVIGQRLLATTARWTPAATTSTYAWLVDGVPVSGQTSTAYTVRAADAGSVITVAVTGSRSGYDTSTQTSAPTATVPTPVVAPFTAAPAPTIAGSPQVGFTLTARSGTWTPWPTFSYAWTRDGVLIAGQTGVTYRVAEADRGADLAVTVAGTKTGYSTTTRTSDAMSVPAPTPTATPPTAPTPTPTVAPTQAPTPTPTPTVAPTQAPTPTPTPTVAPTQAPTPTPTPTPTPTVAPTTAPTPAPTTPAAAPFTAAATPTIAGTARVGFTVSARAGVWTPWPTFSYAWLRDGVVIAGQTGVTYRVQAGDAGSRISVTVTGTKTGYATKSLTSAELQVPAASTPTPTPAPTTPAPTPTATPGTPTPTPTATTPVPTPEPTAPAEDAPFSAAATPTIAGTARVGFTLSARAGVWTPWPTFSYQWTRDGVAIDGQTAVTYRVQEGDQGTTIAVIVTGTKTGYVTQALPSDGLLVPLPESTPEPTVPTPDPTPAPDVAFETVGTPSITGLGRVDYTLNAKSGTWSPWPSFSYAWLRDGVAIPDQTGASYRVVASDVGTSISVAVTGTKTGYVTQTVTSPGVAVVATPVTPPPPAPSVPFEATTTPVIQGSPVAGSPLRVETPAWTPEATAYAYAWARDGVTVLGATDATYTVRRADAGSRITVTVTGTRSGYKATSVTSEPTAVVVDALDVPPAEPAPSPDDQPFTDTPSPTITGDASVGSTLTAETPAWTPEATALSYVWKRNGVVVPGRTASTYVPAPRDAGSQVTVTVTGRADGVAPTSRTSVPRQIASTGEGYDVVVILGQSNAQGVGTGWDPSIDVSVPGLDQLAGSGAKAGQIVPAKDSLSHVTTWTTSGGVQAVGPGMELGRHMLADARPGRKVLLVPAAMASTSMTGDGTYAWNPADTRSRINLFTRALGQIDAALAQDPDNRLVAVVWAQGESDATRTNAAGYQSMLLDLVDRLNTRYGAVPFLIGGMVPEWLNVSTLRQAIDTAQQGMPALRANVSYIPGAAGYSRAEDSIHYTAAGARAMGDKYFAAYQRATGAVQLSK, via the coding sequence GTGACGCTGCTCGTCGCCGTGGAGCCGACCGCGGCTCCGGCCGAGGCCGCCACGGCGGGCACCGCTGCGTCGACCGCGCGCGTCATCGCGCCCGGCACGAGCGTCGTGCAGCCGGCCGCGACCGACGGTGCGCCGACCACCGCGTCGATGATGCGCCTGCTGCAGGCGACCGCCGCAGCGGCGCCGTTCACCGCGACGCCCGCGCCCGTCATCACCGGCAAGGCCGTCATCGGCCAGCGTCTCCTCGCCACCACCGCGCGCTGGACCCCCGCCGCGACGACGAGCACGTACGCGTGGCTCGTCGACGGCGTGCCCGTGAGCGGGCAGACGAGCACCGCGTACACGGTGCGCGCCGCCGACGCGGGATCCGTCATCACGGTCGCCGTCACCGGCAGCCGCTCCGGCTACGACACGAGCACGCAGACGAGCGCGCCGACCGCGACCGTCCCGACGCCCGTCGTCGCGCCGTTCACCGCCGCCCCGGCGCCCACCATCGCCGGATCCCCGCAGGTGGGCTTCACGCTCACCGCGCGGTCCGGCACCTGGACTCCGTGGCCGACCTTCTCCTACGCCTGGACCCGCGACGGCGTGCTGATCGCCGGCCAGACCGGCGTCACCTACCGGGTCGCCGAGGCGGACCGCGGTGCGGACCTCGCCGTGACCGTCGCCGGCACGAAGACGGGGTACTCGACGACGACCCGGACGAGCGACGCGATGAGCGTGCCCGCCCCGACGCCGACGGCCACGCCGCCGACGGCTCCGACGCCGACCCCGACGGTCGCGCCGACGCAGGCGCCCACGCCGACCCCGACCCCGACTGTCGCGCCGACGCAGGCGCCCACGCCGACCCCGACCCCGACTGTCGCGCCGACGCAGGCCCCGACGCCCACCCCGACGCCCACCCCGACCCCGACGGTCGCCCCCACGACCGCGCCGACCCCGGCGCCCACGACGCCCGCCGCCGCGCCCTTCACAGCCGCCGCGACGCCCACCATCGCTGGCACCGCGCGCGTCGGATTCACGGTGTCCGCGCGCGCCGGGGTGTGGACCCCGTGGCCGACGTTCTCCTACGCATGGCTGCGCGACGGGGTCGTGATCGCCGGCCAGACCGGCGTGACCTACCGCGTGCAGGCCGGGGACGCGGGATCCCGCATCAGCGTCACCGTGACGGGCACGAAGACCGGCTACGCGACGAAGTCGCTGACGAGCGCGGAGCTCCAGGTCCCGGCCGCGAGCACGCCGACGCCCACCCCGGCCCCGACGACGCCCGCGCCGACACCCACCGCGACGCCGGGCACGCCGACGCCGACGCCCACCGCGACGACGCCCGTCCCGACCCCGGAGCCCACCGCCCCGGCCGAGGACGCGCCGTTCTCGGCGGCCGCCACCCCGACCATCGCCGGCACCGCCCGCGTCGGATTCACGCTGTCCGCGCGCGCCGGGGTCTGGACGCCCTGGCCGACCTTCTCCTACCAGTGGACCCGCGACGGGGTCGCCATCGACGGCCAGACCGCCGTCACCTACCGCGTGCAGGAGGGCGACCAGGGCACCACCATCGCCGTGATCGTCACCGGCACGAAGACCGGGTACGTGACGCAGGCGCTCCCGAGCGACGGCCTCCTCGTGCCCCTGCCCGAGTCGACGCCGGAGCCCACCGTGCCCACGCCGGACCCGACGCCCGCCCCCGACGTCGCGTTCGAGACCGTCGGCACCCCGTCCATCACCGGCCTCGGCCGCGTGGACTACACGCTCAATGCGAAGTCCGGCACGTGGTCGCCGTGGCCGTCCTTCTCCTACGCGTGGCTGCGCGACGGCGTCGCGATCCCCGACCAGACCGGCGCGAGCTACCGGGTCGTCGCGAGCGACGTGGGCACGAGCATCTCGGTCGCCGTCACCGGCACGAAGACCGGGTATGTCACGCAGACCGTGACGAGCCCCGGCGTCGCCGTCGTCGCGACGCCCGTCACGCCGCCGCCGCCCGCGCCGTCCGTCCCGTTCGAGGCGACGACGACGCCCGTGATCCAGGGATCGCCCGTCGCCGGCAGCCCCCTGCGGGTCGAGACGCCCGCATGGACTCCGGAGGCCACCGCGTACGCCTACGCGTGGGCCCGCGACGGCGTGACCGTGCTCGGCGCGACCGACGCGACGTACACGGTGCGCCGCGCGGACGCCGGGTCGCGGATCACCGTGACGGTCACCGGCACGCGCTCCGGCTACAAGGCCACGAGCGTGACGAGCGAGCCGACCGCCGTCGTGGTCGACGCCCTCGACGTGCCGCCCGCCGAGCCCGCGCCGTCGCCCGACGACCAGCCGTTCACGGACACGCCGAGCCCGACCATCACGGGTGACGCGAGCGTGGGATCCACCCTCACGGCCGAGACGCCCGCGTGGACCCCCGAGGCCACCGCGCTCTCCTACGTGTGGAAGCGCAACGGCGTCGTCGTCCCCGGCCGCACCGCGTCGACCTACGTGCCCGCTCCGCGTGATGCCGGATCGCAGGTCACCGTGACCGTCACCGGGCGGGCCGACGGCGTCGCGCCGACGTCCCGCACGTCCGTGCCGCGCCAGATCGCGTCGACAGGCGAGGGCTACGACGTCGTCGTGATCCTCGGCCAGTCGAACGCGCAGGGCGTCGGCACCGGCTGGGATCCGTCCATCGACGTCAGCGTGCCCGGCCTCGACCAGCTCGCCGGCAGCGGCGCCAAGGCCGGGCAGATCGTGCCCGCCAAGGACTCGCTGAGCCACGTGACCACCTGGACCACCTCCGGCGGCGTGCAGGCCGTCGGCCCCGGGATGGAGCTCGGTCGGCACATGCTCGCCGACGCCCGCCCGGGCCGGAAGGTGCTGCTCGTCCCCGCGGCGATGGCGTCCACCTCGATGACGGGCGACGGCACCTACGCGTGGAACCCCGCCGACACCCGGTCGCGCATCAACCTGTTCACCCGCGCGCTCGGGCAGATCGACGCCGCGCTCGCGCAGGATCCCGACAACCGCCTCGTCGCGGTCGTCTGGGCCCAGGGCGAGTCCGACGCGACCCGCACGAACGCCGCCGGCTACCAGTCGATGCTGCTCGACCTCGTCGACCGGCTGAACACGCGGTACGGCGCGGTGCCGTTCCTCATCGGCGGCATGGTGCCCGAGTGGCTGAACGTGTCGACGCTGCGCCAGGCCATCGACACCGCGCAGCAGGGCATGCCCGCGCTGCGTGCGAACGTGTCGTACATCCCGGGAGCCGCGGGCTACAGCAGGGCCGAGGACTCGATCCACTACACGGCGGCCGGTGCCCGGGCCATGGGCGACAAGTACTTCGCCGCCTACCAGCGGGCCACGGGCGCGGTGCAGCTGTCGAAGTAG